The Apodemus sylvaticus chromosome 12, mApoSyl1.1, whole genome shotgun sequence genome segment ATTCTGGAAATCTTCATCACGGGGACCTTCCTTGCGAAGATTGCCCGGCCTAAGAAGAGGGCCGAGACCATCCGCTTCAGCCAGCACGCAGTTGTGGCTTCCCACAACGGGAAGCCTTGCCTTATGATCCGGGTGGCCAATATGCGTAAGAGTCTCCTTATTGGATGCCAGGTGACGGGCAAACTGCTTCAAACCCACCAGACCAAGGAGGGCGAGAACATTCGGCTCAACCAGGTCAACGTGACTTTCCAAGTGGACACGGCCTCTGACAGCCCCTTTCTCATCCTACCCCTGACTTTCTACCACGTGGTAGACGAGACCAGCCCCTTGAAAGATCTCCCACTCCGCAGCGGGGAGGGGGACTTTGAGCTCGTGCTGATCCTTAGCGGGACGGTGGAGTCCACCAGTGCCACCTGCCAGGTTCGCACTTCCTACCTACCGGAGGAGATCCTCTGGGGCTACGAGTTCACGCCTGCAATCTCGCTGTCAGCCAGCGGCAAATACATAGCGGACTTCAGCCTTTTTGACCAGGTTGTGAAAGTGGCATCTCCCAGTGGTCTCCGCGACAGCGCGGTACGCTATGGAGACCCGGAAAAGCTCAAGTTGGAGGAGTCATTAAGAGAGCAAGCCGAAAAGGAAGGCAGCGCCCTCAGTGTGCGCATCAGCAACGTCTGAGGCCCTggtccctcctccccagccctttGGCCTTTTCCTTTTCCAGTGCCCTGGGAAAAGGATGCGATCTGGGTTCGCTAGAGAGCCCCGGAAGcacccaccctctacttcccctTAAC includes the following:
- the Kcnj10 gene encoding ATP-sensitive inward rectifier potassium channel 10, whose product is MTSVAKVYYSQTTQTESRPLVAPGIRRRRVLTKDGRSNVRMEHIADKRFLYLKDLWTTFIDMQWRYKLLLFSATFAGTWFLFGVVWYLVAVAHGDLLELGPPANHTPCVVQVHTLTGAFLFSLESQTTIGYGFRYISEECPLAIVLLIAQLVLTTILEIFITGTFLAKIARPKKRAETIRFSQHAVVASHNGKPCLMIRVANMRKSLLIGCQVTGKLLQTHQTKEGENIRLNQVNVTFQVDTASDSPFLILPLTFYHVVDETSPLKDLPLRSGEGDFELVLILSGTVESTSATCQVRTSYLPEEILWGYEFTPAISLSASGKYIADFSLFDQVVKVASPSGLRDSAVRYGDPEKLKLEESLREQAEKEGSALSVRISNV